A DNA window from Ralstonia solanacearum K60 contains the following coding sequences:
- a CDS encoding efflux RND transporter permease subunit translates to MARYFIDRPIFAWVLAIIVMLAGALSIATLPIAQYPSIAPPAIAITATYPGASARTLEDTVTQIIEQKMKGLDHLSYMASTSESSGSVTITLTFENGTDPDTAQVQVQNKLALATPLLPQEVQQQGVQVTKSATNFLNVLAFTSEDGRMNGSDLSDYVAANVQDAISRVEGVGDTTLFGSQYAMRIWLDPNKLSNFSLTPLDVKTAIQAQNAQVSAGQLGAMPALGNQQINATITSQTRLKTVEEFGNILLRTQTDGAQVRLRDVARIELGSENYNTVGRYNGKPAAGLAIKLATGANALDTVKAIDARVAELAPFFPPGMKVQKPYDTTPFVRISIEEVVRTLVEAVALVFLVMYLFLQNFRATLIPTIAVPVVLLGTFGVLAACGFTINTLTMFAMVLAIGLLVDDAIVVVENVERVMSEEGLPPKEATRKSMGQITGALVGVALVLAAVFVPMAFFKGSTGVIYRQFSITIVSAMTLSVLVALVLTPALCATLLKPVKKGHAQATTGFFGWFNRTFDRGNHRYQGIVRHMLGKSRRYMAVYGVLFALVVVGFMKLPVGFLPDEDQGTLFVLAQLPPGATNARTEDVIRQVEHHFLVDQKEAVSGVFSVAGFSFAGSGQNMGFAFVKLRPWNERKGEALSVNGVVAKAFGFFATLRDARVFAFAPPAVSELGNATGFDLMLQDRANLGHAALMQARNQLLGTLSQDQRLVAVRPNGQEDTPEFQLQIDAHKAETLGVSISDINNTLATAWGSSYVNDFIDRGRVKKVMLQADAPFRMNPGDIDKWYVRNSAGTMVPFTAFAKVDWASGSPRLERYNGVPSMEILGMAKPGSASSGEALAIVEDAVAKLPAGIGYAWTGLSLQEKASTGQTTLLYTLSILFVFLCLAALYESWAIPFSVIMVVPLGVLGALIGAILTWKMNDVYFQVGLLTTIGLASKNAILIVEFAKDLHAQGMRLAEAAMTAARMRLRPILMTSLAFILGVLPMVTGSGAGAGAQHALGTAVIGGMLSGTVLAIFFVPLFFVLVRGLFRRKPATAAATTAQTADAAAS, encoded by the coding sequence ATGGCACGCTATTTCATCGACCGCCCCATCTTCGCGTGGGTCCTGGCCATCATCGTGATGCTGGCCGGCGCGCTCTCCATCGCCACGCTGCCGATCGCACAGTACCCGAGCATCGCGCCCCCGGCCATCGCCATCACGGCCACCTACCCCGGCGCTTCGGCCAGGACGCTTGAGGACACCGTCACCCAGATCATCGAGCAGAAGATGAAGGGGCTGGACCACCTGAGCTACATGGCCTCGACCAGCGAGTCCTCCGGCAGCGTCACCATCACGCTGACCTTCGAGAACGGCACCGACCCCGACACCGCCCAGGTGCAGGTGCAGAACAAGCTCGCGCTGGCGACGCCGCTGCTGCCGCAGGAGGTGCAGCAGCAAGGCGTGCAGGTCACCAAGTCGGCCACCAACTTCCTGAACGTGCTGGCGTTCACGTCGGAAGACGGCCGCATGAACGGCTCCGACCTGTCGGACTACGTGGCCGCCAACGTGCAGGACGCCATCAGCCGGGTGGAAGGCGTGGGCGACACCACGCTGTTCGGCTCGCAGTACGCCATGCGCATCTGGCTGGACCCCAACAAGCTGTCCAACTTCAGCCTGACGCCGCTGGACGTGAAGACCGCCATCCAGGCCCAGAATGCCCAGGTCTCGGCCGGCCAGCTCGGCGCCATGCCGGCGCTCGGCAACCAGCAGATCAACGCCACCATCACGTCGCAGACGCGCCTGAAGACGGTCGAGGAATTCGGCAACATCCTGCTGCGCACGCAGACCGACGGCGCCCAGGTGCGCCTGCGCGACGTGGCCCGCATCGAACTGGGCAGCGAGAACTACAACACCGTGGGCCGCTACAACGGCAAGCCCGCCGCCGGCCTGGCCATCAAGCTGGCCACCGGCGCCAACGCGCTCGATACCGTCAAGGCCATCGATGCCCGCGTGGCCGAGCTGGCCCCCTTCTTCCCGCCCGGCATGAAGGTGCAGAAGCCGTATGACACCACGCCCTTCGTGCGCATCTCGATCGAAGAGGTGGTGCGCACGCTGGTCGAGGCCGTCGCACTGGTGTTCCTGGTGATGTACCTGTTCCTGCAGAATTTCCGCGCCACGCTCATTCCCACCATCGCCGTGCCCGTGGTGCTGCTGGGCACGTTCGGCGTGCTGGCCGCGTGCGGCTTCACCATCAACACGCTGACCATGTTCGCCATGGTGCTGGCCATCGGCCTGCTGGTCGACGACGCCATCGTGGTGGTGGAGAACGTGGAGCGGGTGATGAGCGAAGAGGGCCTGCCGCCCAAGGAGGCCACGCGCAAGTCCATGGGCCAGATCACCGGCGCGCTGGTCGGCGTGGCGCTGGTGCTGGCGGCCGTGTTCGTGCCGATGGCCTTCTTCAAGGGCTCCACCGGCGTGATCTACCGGCAGTTCTCCATCACCATCGTCTCGGCGATGACGCTGTCGGTGCTGGTGGCGCTGGTGCTGACCCCGGCGCTGTGCGCGACCTTGCTCAAGCCTGTCAAGAAAGGCCATGCGCAGGCCACCACCGGCTTCTTCGGCTGGTTCAACCGCACCTTCGACCGGGGCAACCATCGCTATCAGGGCATCGTGCGCCATATGCTGGGCAAGAGCCGGCGCTACATGGCCGTGTACGGCGTGCTGTTCGCCCTGGTGGTGGTCGGCTTCATGAAGCTGCCGGTCGGCTTCCTGCCGGATGAAGACCAGGGCACGCTGTTCGTCCTGGCGCAACTGCCGCCGGGCGCCACCAATGCCCGCACGGAAGACGTGATCCGCCAGGTCGAGCATCACTTCCTGGTCGACCAGAAAGAGGCGGTGTCGGGGGTGTTCTCGGTGGCCGGCTTCAGCTTTGCCGGCAGCGGCCAGAACATGGGCTTTGCCTTCGTCAAGCTGCGGCCCTGGAACGAACGCAAGGGCGAGGCGCTGAGCGTCAACGGCGTCGTGGCCAAGGCGTTCGGGTTCTTCGCCACCCTGCGCGACGCGCGGGTGTTCGCCTTCGCGCCGCCGGCCGTGTCGGAACTGGGTAACGCCACCGGCTTCGACCTGATGCTGCAGGACCGCGCCAACCTCGGCCACGCCGCGCTGATGCAGGCACGCAACCAACTGCTGGGCACGCTCTCCCAAGACCAGCGCCTGGTGGCCGTCCGCCCCAACGGGCAGGAAGACACGCCCGAGTTCCAACTGCAGATCGATGCGCACAAGGCGGAAACGCTGGGCGTGTCCATCTCCGACATCAACAACACGCTCGCCACCGCCTGGGGCAGCAGCTACGTCAACGACTTCATCGACCGCGGCCGCGTCAAGAAGGTCATGCTGCAGGCCGATGCGCCCTTCCGCATGAACCCGGGCGACATCGACAAATGGTACGTGCGCAATAGCGCCGGCACCATGGTTCCGTTCACCGCGTTCGCCAAGGTGGACTGGGCTTCCGGCTCGCCCCGGCTGGAGCGCTACAACGGCGTGCCCTCGATGGAAATTCTCGGCATGGCCAAGCCGGGCAGCGCGTCCAGCGGCGAGGCACTGGCCATCGTCGAGGATGCCGTCGCCAAGCTGCCGGCCGGCATCGGCTATGCATGGACCGGGCTGTCGCTGCAGGAGAAGGCATCCACCGGGCAGACCACCCTGCTCTATACGCTGTCGATCCTGTTCGTGTTCCTCTGCCTGGCCGCGCTGTACGAAAGCTGGGCCATCCCCTTCTCGGTCATCATGGTCGTGCCGCTCGGCGTGCTGGGCGCGCTGATCGGCGCCATCCTGACCTGGAAGATGAACGACGTGTACTTCCAGGTGGGCCTGCTGACCACCATCGGCCTGGCGTCCAAGAACGCCATCCTGATCGTCGAGTTCGCCAAGGATCTCCACGCGCAGGGCATGCGCCTGGCCGAGGCCGCCATGACCGCTGCGCGCATGCGCCTGCGCCCGATCCTGATGACTTCGCTGGCCTTCATCCTCGGCGTTTTGCCGATGGTGACGGGCAGCGGCGCCGGCGCCGGCGCGCAGCACGCGCTGGGCACGGCGGTCATCGGGGGCATGCTGTCCGGCACCGTCCTCGCCATCTTCTTTGTGCCGCTGTTCTTTGTGCTGGTGCGCGGGCTGTTCCGGCGCAAGCCGGCCACCGCGGCGGCCACCACCGCACAAACGGCGGACGCCGCCGCTTCGTAA
- the mqo gene encoding malate dehydrogenase (quinone) has protein sequence MCPEAVAEKLCLSEKVVVVIKAIRVVLSGVVVSLAAFSAQAADTKKVDVLLVGGGIMSSTLGVWLHELEPDWSMMMVERLDGVAQESSNGWNNAGTGHSALAELNYTPEKSNGKIDISKAVEINEGFQVSRQFWTYQVKNGVLKNPRSFINSTPHMSFVWGDENVRYLKKRYEALQTSPLFRGMQFSDDYDQISKWVPLMMEGRDRSQKVAATWMPVGTDVNFGEITRQFVAYLQSQPQFTLSLSSEVRDIKRNDDGTWRVSYVNLKSGDRLDVDTKFLFIGAGGGALRLLQASGIPEARDFAAFPVGGSFLVTENPDIVNRHLAKAYGKASVGSPPMSVPHLDTRVIDGKRIILFGPFATFSTKFLKNGSYMDLFGSTTSHNVMPMLHVGVDEFPLVQYLAGQLMLSDDDRFNALKEYFPLAKKEDWRLWQAGQRVQIIQRDEAKGGILKLGTQIVKSKDNTIAGLLGASPGASTAAPIMLGVLETVFKDKLATPAWQQKVRQMIPTYGTKLNDNPAKVYEEWVATSEVLQLAAPPKIDLTHAAAAAKPVAGAAQPAKAGKPAKATADIAL, from the coding sequence ATGTGTCCGGAAGCCGTCGCGGAAAAGTTATGTCTGTCAGAGAAGGTGGTTGTTGTGATCAAAGCAATACGGGTAGTGCTATCGGGGGTGGTGGTGAGTCTGGCGGCATTCTCCGCGCAGGCTGCCGACACCAAGAAGGTGGATGTGCTGCTGGTGGGCGGCGGTATCATGAGTTCGACGCTCGGCGTCTGGCTGCATGAGCTTGAGCCCGACTGGTCGATGATGATGGTCGAACGCCTCGACGGCGTCGCCCAGGAAAGCTCGAACGGCTGGAACAACGCCGGTACCGGCCACTCCGCGCTGGCCGAGCTGAACTACACCCCCGAAAAATCGAACGGCAAGATCGACATCTCGAAGGCTGTCGAGATCAACGAAGGGTTCCAGGTATCGCGCCAGTTCTGGACGTACCAGGTCAAGAACGGTGTGCTGAAGAACCCGCGCTCGTTCATCAATTCGACCCCGCACATGAGCTTTGTCTGGGGCGATGAGAATGTCCGCTACCTGAAGAAGCGCTACGAGGCCCTGCAGACCAGCCCGCTGTTCCGCGGCATGCAGTTCTCGGACGACTACGACCAGATCAGCAAGTGGGTTCCGCTGATGATGGAAGGCCGCGATCGTTCGCAGAAGGTCGCCGCCACCTGGATGCCGGTGGGCACCGACGTGAACTTCGGCGAGATCACGCGCCAGTTCGTCGCTTACCTGCAGAGCCAGCCCCAATTCACGCTGTCGCTGTCGAGCGAAGTGCGCGACATCAAGCGCAATGACGACGGCACGTGGCGGGTGTCGTACGTCAACCTGAAGTCGGGCGACCGGCTGGATGTCGACACGAAGTTCCTCTTCATCGGCGCGGGCGGCGGTGCCTTGCGCCTGCTGCAGGCTTCGGGCATTCCCGAGGCGCGCGACTTCGCGGCCTTCCCGGTCGGCGGCTCGTTCCTGGTCACCGAGAATCCGGACATCGTGAACCGCCATCTGGCCAAGGCGTACGGCAAGGCTTCGGTCGGTTCGCCGCCGATGTCGGTGCCGCACCTGGATACCCGCGTCATCGATGGCAAGCGGATCATCCTGTTCGGGCCGTTCGCGACGTTCTCGACGAAGTTCCTGAAGAACGGTTCGTACATGGATCTGTTCGGCAGCACCACCTCGCACAACGTCATGCCGATGCTGCACGTGGGTGTCGACGAGTTTCCGCTGGTCCAGTACCTCGCGGGCCAGCTGATGCTGTCGGATGACGACCGCTTCAACGCGCTGAAGGAATACTTCCCGCTCGCGAAGAAGGAAGACTGGCGCCTGTGGCAGGCCGGCCAGCGCGTGCAGATCATCCAGCGCGACGAGGCCAAGGGCGGCATCCTCAAGCTCGGCACGCAGATCGTGAAGTCGAAGGACAACACCATCGCTGGCCTGCTGGGCGCGTCGCCGGGTGCGTCGACCGCGGCCCCGATCATGCTGGGCGTGCTCGAGACGGTGTTCAAGGACAAGCTCGCCACGCCTGCGTGGCAGCAGAAGGTTCGCCAGATGATCCCGACCTATGGCACGAAGCTCAACGACAACCCGGCGAAGGTCTACGAAGAATGGGTTGCCACCAGCGAAGTGCTGCAACTGGCAGCGCCGCCGAAGATCGACCTGACGCACGCTGCAGCGGCAGCCAAGCCGGTGGCGGGAGCGGCTCAGCCGGCGAAGGCGGGCAAGCCGGCCAAGGCTACGGCTGACATCGCGCTGTAA
- a CDS encoding efflux RND transporter periplasmic adaptor subunit, with protein MRSIPHALPPLLAALAAASLLAACGKPPGGPPPAEGTPVVGVMTVQPQRVTLDTELPGRTVPFLVADVRPQVNGIIKARRFREGSDVKAGEALYQIDPATYQAAYDSNVAALAKAQANLKSTRLKAERYKELVAIQAVSRQDYDDAAAALAQGEADVAAARANVETSRINLAYARVDAPISGRIGRSSVTPGALVTANQTTSLATVQQLDPIYVDVTQPSAALLRLRQAMARGDLQKSGANAAAVQLLLEDGSTYPLAGKLEFSDVTVDQNTGSVTLRAVFPNPNAILLPGMYVRAVLQEGVKDEALLVPQQAVARDSTGKPFAYVVGSDRKLQRRALETERTVGDQWLVRSGLRTGDQLVVEGLPRAVPGAEVKTTPWTGKTATSSPAAPTPPAVQTADKPPATIAAN; from the coding sequence ATGCGCTCCATTCCGCACGCTCTCCCTCCTCTTCTTGCCGCGCTTGCTGCCGCCAGCCTGCTGGCCGCCTGTGGCAAGCCGCCGGGTGGCCCGCCCCCGGCGGAAGGCACGCCGGTGGTCGGCGTGATGACCGTGCAGCCGCAACGCGTGACGCTCGACACCGAACTGCCCGGGCGCACGGTTCCCTTCCTGGTGGCCGATGTCCGGCCCCAGGTCAACGGCATCATCAAGGCCCGCAGGTTCCGCGAAGGCAGCGACGTGAAAGCGGGCGAAGCGCTCTACCAGATCGATCCGGCCACCTACCAGGCGGCCTACGACAGCAACGTGGCGGCGCTGGCCAAGGCCCAGGCCAATCTCAAGAGCACGCGCCTGAAGGCCGAGCGCTACAAAGAACTGGTGGCGATCCAGGCCGTCAGCCGGCAGGACTACGACGACGCCGCCGCCGCGCTGGCCCAGGGCGAGGCCGACGTGGCCGCCGCCCGCGCCAACGTGGAAACCAGCCGCATCAACCTGGCCTATGCCCGGGTGGATGCTCCCATCTCCGGACGGATCGGCCGGTCCAGCGTCACGCCGGGCGCGCTCGTCACCGCGAACCAGACCACCTCGCTGGCCACGGTCCAGCAGCTCGACCCCATCTATGTGGATGTGACCCAGCCCAGCGCCGCGCTGCTGCGCCTGAGGCAGGCCATGGCCCGCGGAGACCTCCAGAAGAGCGGCGCCAACGCGGCCGCCGTGCAACTGCTGCTGGAAGACGGCAGCACGTATCCGCTCGCAGGCAAGCTGGAGTTCTCCGACGTGACGGTGGACCAGAACACCGGCTCCGTGACGCTGCGCGCGGTGTTCCCCAACCCGAACGCCATCCTGCTGCCCGGCATGTATGTGCGCGCCGTGCTGCAGGAAGGCGTGAAGGACGAGGCCCTGCTGGTGCCGCAGCAGGCCGTGGCGCGCGACAGCACCGGCAAGCCGTTCGCCTACGTGGTGGGCAGCGACCGCAAGCTGCAGCGCCGCGCCCTGGAAACGGAGCGCACCGTGGGTGACCAGTGGCTGGTGCGCAGCGGCCTGCGCACCGGCGACCAGTTGGTGGTGGAGGGCCTGCCGCGCGCCGTGCCGGGCGCCGAGGTCAAGACCACGCCGTGGACCGGCAAGACGGCAACGTCGAGCCCGGCCGCCCCCACGCCCCCCGCCGTGCAGACGGCCGACAAGCCGCCCGCCACCATCGCGGCCAACTGA
- a CDS encoding efflux transporter outer membrane subunit: MIRLSPTVLALAAMLAGCTLMPTYRQPAAPVPATFAGASDKSDASDASGERSNTGDDARPAVAVADIGWRDVFTAPSLQRVIGMALANNRDLRVAVLNIEKARAQYRVQDAALFPTVKASGSESASRTPAALSTTGQPLVAHSYSATLGFSAYELDLFGRVRSLSAQALEQYLSTVEARRSSQISLIAEVATAYLTLAADQDLLKLAQDTLSSQSETYRLNQRSYELGTASRLTLRQSQTSVDAARVDVERYTAQAAQDRNALVLLVGADLPAELLPRSLPDSSAATGSLLATIPPGLTSDLLQRRPDILQAEHDLKAANANIGAARAAFFPSISLTASAGTSSASLAGLFKGGSGAWNFGPQIALPIFDGGANRANLDMANTSRDIAVAQYEKAIQTAFREVSDALAQRGTLGRQIEAQQSLVEATADSYQLATARFKRGVDSYLNVLDSQRSLYTAQQNLINTRLSRLTNLVTFYKTLGGGWVETTGTPVVAAQSTPGA; this comes from the coding sequence ATGATCCGCCTTTCTCCCACCGTGCTCGCGCTGGCCGCCATGCTCGCCGGCTGCACGCTGATGCCCACCTACCGGCAGCCGGCCGCGCCCGTGCCGGCCACCTTCGCCGGCGCATCCGACAAATCCGACGCATCGGACGCATCCGGCGAGCGCAGCAACACCGGCGACGACGCCCGGCCAGCCGTCGCGGTAGCCGATATCGGCTGGCGCGACGTGTTCACCGCCCCGTCGCTGCAGCGCGTGATCGGCATGGCGCTGGCCAACAACCGCGACCTGCGCGTGGCCGTCCTCAACATCGAGAAAGCGCGCGCGCAGTATCGTGTGCAGGACGCCGCGCTGTTCCCCACGGTCAAGGCCAGCGGCAGCGAGAGCGCCAGCCGCACGCCGGCCGCCCTGTCGACCACCGGGCAACCGCTGGTGGCGCACAGCTACAGCGCCACGCTCGGCTTCAGCGCCTACGAGCTGGACCTGTTCGGCCGCGTGCGCAGCCTCAGCGCACAGGCGCTGGAACAGTACCTGTCGACCGTCGAGGCGCGCCGCAGCAGCCAGATCAGCCTGATCGCCGAGGTCGCCACCGCCTACCTGACCCTGGCCGCGGACCAGGACCTGCTCAAGCTGGCGCAGGACACCCTGTCCAGCCAGAGCGAGACCTACCGCCTCAACCAGCGCAGCTACGAGCTGGGCACGGCCTCCAGGCTCACGCTGCGCCAGTCGCAGACCAGCGTCGACGCCGCGCGCGTCGACGTGGAGCGCTACACCGCCCAGGCGGCGCAGGACCGCAACGCCCTGGTGCTGCTGGTGGGAGCCGACCTGCCCGCCGAGCTGCTGCCCAGGTCGCTGCCCGACAGTTCGGCCGCGACCGGCAGCCTGCTGGCGACCATCCCGCCCGGCCTGACATCCGATCTGTTGCAGCGTCGGCCGGACATCCTTCAGGCCGAGCACGACCTGAAAGCCGCCAACGCCAACATTGGCGCGGCGCGCGCAGCATTCTTCCCGAGCATCAGCCTGACCGCCTCGGCCGGCACGTCCAGTGCCAGCCTGGCCGGCCTGTTCAAGGGCGGCTCGGGGGCATGGAACTTCGGGCCCCAGATCGCGTTGCCGATCTTCGATGGCGGCGCCAACCGGGCCAATCTCGACATGGCCAACACCAGCCGCGACATCGCCGTGGCGCAGTACGAGAAAGCTATCCAGACCGCGTTCCGCGAGGTCTCCGATGCACTGGCCCAGCGCGGCACGCTGGGCCGCCAGATCGAAGCGCAGCAATCGCTGGTCGAGGCCACCGCGGACAGCTATCAGCTCGCCACCGCACGCTTCAAGCGCGGCGTCGACAGCTACCTCAATGTGCTCGACTCGCAGCGCTCGCTCTATACCGCGCAGCAGAACCTGATCAACACGCGCCTGTCGCGCTTGACCAACCTGGTGACGTTCTACAAGACACTGGGCGGTGGCTGGGTCGAGACAACTGGTACACCGGTGGTGGCCGCCCAAAGCACCCCGGGCGCCTGA
- a CDS encoding TetR/AcrR family transcriptional regulator, producing MRKKTEEKRQSIIDAAFHVFREVGFDQASMSDIAARSGASKATLYNYFSSKEEMFAEIMSGTAADEIHEAFAQLKSSGPVADTLAVFGEHYLNAILRPSTLSIRRLAICEGDRSNLGRTFYERGPRIGWAMLADFLGEAMEAGMLKRRNTDIAAAHLHALYEAEFVEFCLLGVPVDISPDRIAEGVARAVDVFMAAYGAPQAEAPAH from the coding sequence ATGCGGAAAAAGACGGAAGAGAAGCGGCAATCCATCATTGATGCCGCTTTCCACGTATTCAGGGAGGTGGGTTTCGACCAGGCCTCGATGTCGGACATCGCTGCGCGCTCCGGGGCCTCCAAGGCTACGCTGTACAACTATTTCAGCTCGAAGGAGGAGATGTTCGCGGAGATCATGAGCGGCACCGCCGCGGACGAGATCCACGAAGCCTTTGCGCAACTGAAGTCTTCCGGCCCCGTGGCCGACACGCTCGCCGTATTCGGCGAGCACTACCTGAACGCCATCCTGCGGCCCTCGACGCTCTCGATCCGGCGCTTGGCGATCTGCGAAGGCGATCGCTCAAACCTGGGACGCACCTTTTACGAACGCGGCCCCCGGATCGGCTGGGCCATGCTGGCGGACTTTCTCGGCGAAGCCATGGAAGCCGGCATGCTCAAGCGGCGCAACACCGACATCGCGGCCGCCCATCTTCATGCCCTCTACGAGGCGGAGTTCGTGGAATTCTGTCTGCTGGGCGTACCGGTCGACATCAGCCCGGACCGGATCGCCGAGGGCGTCGCGCGGGCGGTCGATGTCTTCATGGCCGCGTACGGCGCACCGCAAGCCGAAGCCCCGGCACACTGA
- a CDS encoding putative bifunctional diguanylate cyclase/phosphodiesterase, protein MMIALKPWRPHLGRSVLRTNMAAAAAALVIAGVLLIAFQFVALRAALVRDVHVQARIIGANSVAALLFNDRRAAEETLGALAGSPSLRAAGVFTAQRLPLGLYQRGGAAPVRAPDAALLHDRDASTATRLEVVEPIFSERRAIGYVVIRSSLDDLYLQLLGYAALTVTVGLCAMGLAYLVIARMRRAVLQAEAHLDYLAHVDSVTELPNRHAFNERLQDALRRTGQTGAIGLLLLDLDNFKVVNDTLGHSNGDRLLRQVARRLNDVIEQANARAVLCRIGGDEFAVIAELSRRASTGTDEAVDQANALANRVLAALAAPFALDLHQIYVTASVGVSLYPHDAGDVQSLTRNADAAMYSAKNRGKNAAACFTAEMDQQARRRLRVEADLRRALEHEELLLVYQPQIRLGALAADASHVCSAHVHGVEALVRWRHPEIGLIGPGEFIAVAEETGLIVPLGLWVLRTACQQAAQWLREGRATLRVAVNLSPRQTRDPALVENVLGILRETGLPPHLLELEITESVLMEDMDANIKLLEALHAAGVNLSIDDFGTGYSSLAYLQRFPIHKLKIDRSFVQRMPGDGEAIAGAVIAMAHNLRMQVVAEGVEHAGQLAWLRAAGCDLGQGYLFSRPLYADQLMSWLRRQDNAASPASTGMLPPAERMDAS, encoded by the coding sequence ATGATGATAGCCCTCAAGCCGTGGCGGCCCCATCTCGGTCGTTCCGTCCTGCGGACCAATATGGCGGCCGCGGCTGCCGCGCTGGTCATCGCTGGCGTGCTGCTGATCGCGTTCCAGTTCGTGGCGCTGCGCGCGGCGCTGGTGCGCGATGTCCACGTGCAGGCACGCATCATCGGCGCCAACAGCGTAGCGGCACTGCTGTTCAACGACCGGCGCGCCGCCGAAGAGACCCTCGGTGCGCTGGCCGGCTCCCCCTCGCTGCGCGCGGCCGGCGTGTTCACCGCGCAGCGCCTGCCGCTCGGGCTGTACCAGCGCGGCGGCGCGGCGCCGGTGCGGGCGCCCGATGCCGCCTTGCTGCATGATCGGGATGCGTCCACCGCGACGCGGCTGGAGGTGGTGGAGCCGATCTTTTCCGAGCGGCGCGCGATCGGCTATGTGGTCATCCGCTCGAGCCTCGACGATCTTTATCTGCAACTGCTGGGCTACGCCGCATTGACGGTGACGGTCGGCCTCTGCGCCATGGGGCTGGCCTACCTGGTGATCGCCCGCATGCGGCGGGCCGTGCTGCAGGCCGAGGCGCACCTCGACTACCTGGCCCACGTCGATTCCGTGACCGAGTTGCCCAACCGGCACGCCTTCAACGAACGGCTGCAGGATGCGCTCAGGCGGACCGGCCAGACCGGCGCGATCGGGCTGCTGCTGCTCGACCTGGACAACTTCAAGGTCGTCAACGACACGCTCGGCCACAGCAACGGCGACCGGCTGCTGCGCCAGGTGGCGCGCCGGCTCAACGACGTGATCGAGCAAGCCAACGCGCGCGCCGTGCTGTGCCGCATCGGCGGCGACGAGTTCGCTGTGATCGCCGAGCTGTCGCGGCGTGCGTCGACCGGCACCGACGAGGCCGTCGATCAGGCCAACGCGCTCGCCAACCGCGTCCTGGCCGCGCTGGCGGCACCGTTCGCGCTGGACCTGCACCAGATCTACGTCACGGCCAGCGTGGGCGTGAGCCTGTATCCGCACGATGCCGGCGACGTGCAGTCGCTCACCCGCAATGCCGATGCGGCGATGTACTCCGCCAAGAACCGTGGCAAGAATGCCGCCGCATGCTTCACCGCCGAGATGGACCAGCAGGCCCGCCGCCGCCTGCGCGTGGAGGCGGACCTGCGCCGCGCGCTCGAGCACGAAGAGCTGCTGCTGGTGTACCAGCCGCAGATCCGCCTGGGCGCGCTCGCGGCGGATGCCAGCCATGTCTGCTCCGCCCACGTGCACGGCGTGGAGGCGCTGGTGCGCTGGCGGCATCCGGAGATCGGCCTGATCGGCCCCGGCGAATTCATCGCGGTGGCCGAAGAGACCGGCCTGATCGTGCCGCTCGGCCTGTGGGTGCTGCGCACGGCCTGCCAGCAGGCGGCGCAGTGGCTGCGCGAAGGGCGGGCGACGCTGCGCGTGGCGGTCAACCTGTCGCCGCGGCAGACGCGCGATCCGGCCCTGGTGGAGAACGTGCTCGGCATCCTGCGCGAGACCGGCCTGCCGCCGCACCTGCTGGAGCTGGAGATCACGGAGAGCGTGCTGATGGAGGATATGGATGCCAACATCAAGCTGCTTGAAGCGCTGCATGCGGCGGGGGTCAATCTGTCGATCGACGATTTCGGCACCGGGTACTCGTCGCTGGCCTATCTGCAGCGCTTCCCGATCCACAAGCTGAAGATCGACCGCAGTTTTGTGCAGCGCATGCCCGGCGACGGCGAGGCGATTGCCGGCGCGGTCATCGCCATGGCGCACAACCTGCGCATGCAGGTGGTGGCCGAGGGGGTGGAGCATGCCGGGCAGCTCGCCTGGCTGCGCGCGGCCGGCTGCGATCTCGGCCAGGGCTACCTGTTCTCGCGCCCGCTGTATGCCGACCAGTTGATGTCGTGGCTGCGGCGCCAGGACAACGCCGCATCACCCGCCTCAACGGGGATGTTGCCGCCCGCGGAGCGCATGGATGCTTCGTAA